A region from the Lycium barbarum isolate Lr01 chromosome 8, ASM1917538v2, whole genome shotgun sequence genome encodes:
- the LOC132606580 gene encoding 26S proteasome regulatory subunit S10B homolog B-like — MLVVKLYTVRENLRASKKEYGKTEDDLRSFQSVGQIIGEVLRPLDNERLIVKASSGPRYVVGCRSKVDKEKLASGTRVVLDMTTLTVMRALPREVDPVVYNMLHEDPGNISYSAVGGLSDQIRELRESIELPLMNPELFLRVGIKPPKGVLLYGPPGTGKTLLAKAIASNIDANFLKVVSSAIIDKYIGESARLIREMFNYARDHQPCIIFMDEIDAIGGRRFSEGTSADREIQRTLMELLNQLDGFDQLGKVKMIMATNRPDVLDPALLRPGRLDRKIEIPLPNEQSRMEILKIHAAGIAKHCDIDYEAVVKLAEGFNGADLRNVCTEAGMFAIPAERDYVIHEDFMKAVRKLNEAKKLESSAHYSADFGKE; from the exons ATGCTGGTTGTAAAATTGTACACAGTGAGAGAGAATTTGCGTGCTTCCAAAAAGGAATATGGTAAAACAGAAGATGATTTGAGGTCGTTTCAGAGTGTTGGGCAGATCATAGGCGAAGTGCTTCGGCCTCTAGATAACGAACGCT TGATTGTTAAAGCCAGCAGCGGTCCAAGATATGTGGTTGGCTGCCGCAGTAAAGTGGACAAGGAAAAACTGGCTTCAGGCACTAGAGTGGTTCTCGATATGACGACTCTTACAGTCATGAGGGCACTCCCCCGTGAA GTTGATCCTGTTGTATATAATATGCTTCATGAAGATCCTGGCAATATAAGCTACTCTGCTGTGGGTGGACTGTCAGATCAGATCAGAGAGCTGAGAGAATCAATAGAACTGCCTCTAATGAACCCTGAACTTTTCCTCCGTGTTGGAATTAAGCCTCCAAAG GGTGTTCTTCTCTATGGGCCTCCTGGGACTGGCAAGACCTTGTTAGCCAAAGCAATTGCTAGCAACATTGATGCCAATTTCTTAAAG GTAGTATCAAGTGCCATTATTGATAAATACATAGGTGAGAGTGCAAGATTAATCCGGGAAATGTTCAACTATGCTCGTGATCACCAA CCTTGTATCATTTTCATGGATGAGATTGATGCAATTGGTGGACGTCGATTTAGCGAGGGAACAAGTGCAGACCGTGAAATTCAGAGAACGCTCATGGAGTTGCTTAATCAATTGGATGGATTTGACCAGCTTGGAAAG GTAAAAATGATTATGGCAACAAACAGGCCAGACGTTTTGGACCCAGCTCTTCTTCGTCCTGGTCGGTTagatagaaaaatagaaataccCTTGCCTAACGAACAATCAAGAATGGAGATCCTCAAGATTCACGCTGCTGGAATTGCCAAACATTGCGATATTGATTATGAAGCTGTTGTTAAGCTTGCTGAG GGTTTTAATGGAGCTGATCTTCGTAATGTGTGCACCGAAGCTGGTATGTTTGCAATACCTGCAGAGCGTGATTATGTCATCCATGAGGATTTCATGAAG GCTGTAAGGAAACTGAATGAAGCAAAGAAACTTGAATCAAGTGCGCACTATAGTGCTGATTTTGGCAAGGAGTGA